The Lates calcarifer isolate ASB-BC8 linkage group LG11, TLL_Latcal_v3, whole genome shotgun sequence genomic sequence AATACGGGGAGATGTGGGTGTTTTTCATTCAAGTGCAGTCACTATTTTTAGGCTTAATGTGGCTGCTTTAGGGAAACTGCAATTAACTGGGCTGGCTGCTAATACTATGCTAGCGCATTAGTtgatttcaaccaaaaaaaaaagtatcgATTACTATATTGATACAGGTGATAGTGGCCCTGGTATTACTTTGTATCGCCCACCCCCAGTAGAGAACTAAAACAAAGGTATCACACATCTGAAACATAACATCTAACACAATCATAGTACGAGTTGCCCCAACTTCATCACAGTTTACATACCTTGGGACAAACATGGCTTCCCCTTAGGGATGTTGTTAACGCCCTGAACAGCAAACGTCCCCGTCTCATCCAACAGCAGCACGGTGTTTCGGTCCAGCTGCACCTCCAGCACAGTTCCCTGCATCCACACCAGTGAGACCGGCAGAGTCGACCCCTGCCCGGTCTGATAACAAAGCGTCCCCGCTGCCAGCTGTCCCCTGGCTCTCTGCGGTCCTCAGCT encodes the following:
- the rmi2 gene encoding LOW QUALITY PROTEIN: recQ-mediated genome instability protein 2 (The sequence of the model RefSeq protein was modified relative to this genomic sequence to represent the inferred CDS: inserted 2 bases in 1 codon), translating into MLKQPLKENVPPVKVLSGQLRTAESQGTAGSGDALLXQTGQGSTLPVSLVWMQGTVLEVQLDRNTVLLLDETGTFAVQGVNNIPKGKPCLSQGKYVMVMGVIQAISPEPVIRAVKMADLSELAAIHRRMWRLEVEDLQQVLA